From Podospora bellae-mahoneyi strain CBS 112042 chromosome 5, whole genome shotgun sequence:
cgtccttctcctcctttaTCGTTCCAACTTCGCAGGGCCAACCAAGCTATGCATGGTCCTTGTTACCTACCTCAAAAGTCCGACGTTCCATCGTACATACACGATCTTATTTCTCGGCGCCCTCCCGTCCTATAAACGGAAGCAAAATCAACAGTCAAGCATTGAGACAAGGATGCAAATACGAAGTACACCACCATTGCCATTAGACCATCGACCGATTCAAACCCATGACGCCAAGATCGGGTCTGCGCCACCCGCCATGACGGAGATGCAACCTTAGGCTCCCCGTACGATATTTCCCGGTCTGTTGTCATCGACAACGAGCCAAGGACTTGGGGTGCCGATCCTTCCGTGGTTAGCTTAAAAAGCCAACGATATCTCATCGACGGTTGAGTCTGGACGTTgattccttcttcttgtggTGAATACCTTCACTAATCTCCAGTCCACAAAGCTCAGTCGTTCCTTCTGTTCAAGGTACATTCGTTTCTTTGACCAAACCAAGAAAATGCATTCGAAATTCTTGGTCTTGGGTGCTCTGCCCATCCTAGCCATGGCGCGGGCATATCCTCCTGTTCTCAGAGGCCGGCAAGACCCAGACACCACGACATCCATCGAAACCTCTCGTCCCACCTCCCCGACTCACACATGGACAGCCGCGGGTGATGCATCAGCCACAGGGTCGTGGGATGGACACTACACCGGAATCTACACCGGAACACTCGCCGACGATGACAGCGGCCACTACACCGGCATCTACTCTGCCACTGCAACCGGCTGCTCGGGCACGTGCACTGGAACACCTGTCGCGGACTACACCGGCATATATACTCCCACTGGATCTGCGACTGGATCTGCCACCGGCTGCACAGGCATCTGCACTGGAAACCCGAGCTACACCGGCATCTACACGGGCGAactccccaccacaaccggCCAGGTCGCATCAAACGGCACAAGTACATCTGCACCCGTCGTCATCGGCGGGGCTGGCAAGGGAGTACAGGGCGCGAGCTGGATTGGTGGAATCATGGCCGGCTTTGCTGTTATGGGGTTGGCTCTTTGAGAAGAACCTGGATTATAACCTGTTGATGAAGTGGATATGGGCTTGGATATACATATGGATAGGTAGCTTGTTTGAGATATAATACAAGGTATTTAGCCGATAGTACTCATCGACGATAGCGATTAGGGTGACTTGCTTTGGCGAATTAGTTGACTTATTGTTTACAAGGTATGTGGTGATAGACGAGAAATAGTATTAGGTACCTTACCTGGTAGGTAGGACAGAGAAACACACAGCCAGCGCGTTTCCAGCACCCGTTgttctcctcatcaacctggTGTCTGCAAAATCATTCGCGCCGCTCGTCTTGGAAGACGCTTCCTATGCCTTGCTTGACTCATCGTTCCAACTTGGttccaaaccaaccaagccATGCACGGTCCTTGTTACCACTCGAGTACAACGTACACCttcccaccaacagcagcaaacaCAAGTtcgctgctgttggtgtGACATTCGTGTTCAACATGTTGTTGGGCCGAAGTCGTCCGCACCTCATTTCACGGTGCCTTCCCGTCTTATTAAGACTCGATGAAGTCAGGTATCCATGTGGCACTTGACAGCTTTTGTGTGTACTGGTCAGCAGACAAGCATTCAAGGTTGGCGATGTTGGATGCACATGCGAGGTACAGCGCCGTTGCCATTGGACAGCCAGTACGAAATGGATGCCAACCCCTGACCACAGATGGGATCTACGCCACTTGCCCGGATGGAAATGTGACCTTGATCTCACCATCCGATATTTCCCAGAGCCGCCAGGAAGGCTGTTGTCATCACACAGATGGTTAAGCACACACGGGGCGCCGATCCCTCCGTGGCTCCTCAAATGCTCGACGACATCCCGAGGCCGGTTGagtcttgtcttttctttttacatCATCTTGTGGTGGATAGTTGATATCGCTAATTTTTAGTCCAACCGGACCAGTCCTTCGTTTTACTTACATTCGTTTTCAGTTGAAACAAAAATGCATTCCAAGTTGTTGATCTTGGGCGCTTTGCCTATGCTCGCTATGGCACGGGCgtatcctccccttctcagAGGACGTACAGATGGCGACTACGTCACGACTCCCGTCAAGACATGCGAGGATATTGGGCAGCAGACCTGTGGAGATGGTTGTGTTCCCTTGGAGTACAGCTGCTGCCCCACCGAGGAGGGAGCTTGTGCAGCTGGTTATAAATGCCAGATCGGAGACAACGACAAGTACGGGTGCTGTCCCGAAGGTCAGACATGTGTCGGCAATGGCGGCTCTGTCACGACCACCTTTTCGTCCCCACTTCCTTCTTCAAGCGCTCCTGTCTACGAGGAAGAGCCGCTCCCCATTGATGACGTCGAGGAACCCGGGCCAACCTCCACTGATGCGATCGAGGAGCCTGAACCGACCTCCATTGATGTCGTTGACGAGCCAACTTCCACTGAGACTGCCGAAGAGCCTCTGACCTCCGAACCAGCCGAGGACACCGAGCCCACCGGCACCGACCTTGTCGACGAACCCGAGCCAACTATAACCTCCACCATCGTCGAGTCCGACCTCCCCAGCGTCGGAGCATCTGATACTTTTGAGCTCTCCGCCACGACCACCCAGGAGCCCGGCACCACAGTAACTGACGAGCCCTCAGCCACCGGGACAGCGACCGCAATCCCCATCGgaaccctcacctccctttCCAcgaccctcacccccctcccaacaagCTACACAACCTCTACAatctacaccaccaccctcgtgACCATCACCTCCTGCGCCCCCACCGTTCCCTGCAACGGCGCTCCCACCGTCATCACAAAAACCATTCCCTTCACAACCACAGTCTGCCCCGTCACTCCAAGCATTATCCCCACGGGCACAACCAGGCTCCCCATTCTACCCCCCGTCAAGCCGACCTACGGCTGCTCCCAAGGCGTCGGCGCCAACTGCCCTCGTCCCACTTCCCCAACTCACACTTGGACAGCAACGCGCACCCCATCGGGTACAGCGCCCTGGGACGGAAACTACACCGGAATTTACACAGGCTATCTCCCTACCACGACCGGCCAGGCTGCATCCACTACGTCGAGACCGGTCACGGCTGGTGCTGACAAGGGAGCGCCGGGCGCGGGTTGGGTTCACGGAATCGTAGCAGGTGTTGCTGTTTTGGGCCTGGCTTTGTAAGGAGACACTGGGGATAATAGCTGATACAGGTGTTAGATAGCGTCGGTATGTAGCTGGATAAAGACATAGCACGACACTTACCCCGTGGTGCATTAATACAAGCAATCTTGGCATGTCGTGTTCCTGGGTCGCTCTCTTCCGGCGCGAGCACAATACACTGACCTTTCACCGTAACAgccctccatcatcacagTCCTTCATCGCACGATTCCCACAGTATGAGCGCCCCattcacccctccccaacccagccgacCTCCTGCTCAACCTGTCGCTCAAACGGCAAGCCTCCGACTCGGAGGGGTCAGACGCCTCGAGCACGGAATCCCAGAAGAAAGCCAAAGTCGCCCAGTCTTTCACCGCGGCCTCTTGCAAGGCCTGCTGCACCCCGCTCCGATGCTGCTCGACCTGCGACCCGGCCAGACGGCAATGGACCTGTATCAAGGTCGGATGTCCGGGAAATTGGCTCCGGTTAGTGGAGTGTTGTGAGCATGCGAGCTATATACGGTCCCGTGGCAGAAGATGTGCAAAAGCTATCCGATGTATAACTGCTGGCCAGTCAGGGTCTTCGACCAGCCCTTCTGCCAACGGAGCTGGCATGTTGGGCCTGATGGGGAGCGGTCGGTTGAACCCGAATTCTGCAATGTAGAGGCCCCGCCCTGTATATGTGACGATtcggagaaggaggccgatGGAAAGGGACGTCCGACTGCATCCTAGCTGCAGGGCTCAATTCTCCGGCTCTTAGATGCCAGATCAGGGGTGTAATGCCGTCCTCAAGCCAAATCGAGACAGCCAGCAATGTACATACACAAAGCCAATTATGGAACAACCAGATTCATTAATACTACGTTCTCTGTCCTGCCTTTCACAACCCGTCCTCGCCAGGAAAAGAAGTGAACGCAGCCAAGCAAAGCACACCAATCTGAAGACCGATAACTGACACCTTTTGAACACTCAGTTAGACTTGTACCATCTATCCATCTTGGGTTTCTTCAAATGGCAACGAGACAAGAAAATCCCCACCGGGCCGTGCTAGGTGGTTCAGGCAGAAATCCGAGTCTAGAAACACAATCAGCCTTGTTGCCCCATCACAACTCTTCAAAAACAAGCTTATCCTGGTTCTCATCCGGCCCGTCCGCCAAATACTTTTTCCGGAGGTACTCCAGCCTTGCCCCTTTCCCGTCAGGGTCGGACTGATGTAGCTCTGCCATGTGCAGCTCCGGCGACGCGAGGTTTCCAACCTTGGAGTCATCTTCCATGAGCCTTGACCCCCCGGGTATTGCGGTGCCTCGTGCAGGGGGGGGTGGAAAGGAGGAAAGATAAAGAGAATCATTGTTGCTCACCTGCAAAAGCCCGTTGCtcaaaccatcaccatggaTCAAATCCAACACACTGCTGCTCGACTTCTTTCTAAGGGGCTGGGCAGGAACACCCAGCATCCCACCGCTCTCAGCCGCACCGGCGACCCTAAGCGGGAAGGGGAGCACggcccccaccaccacgggcGCAACCTGGCTGACCACCCCGCCAATATCCCTCACGAGACCGCCGAGGAAATCCCCAAACGACTCCTCATGGCCCTGCCCCTCCGGGACCGACATCGTAATCTGCTGCAGCTCCGAGCTGGAAAGCTTGGACAAGGCCTGGAGGGCGGTCTCGCCAAAGATGGCCCGCTTGGCCACAAGGATGGCAGCTTCACGGTCGGCTTGGGAGAGGGACTGGGTCGAGAAGGAAGACTCGGAAACGTGCTCGACAATCTTCTTTGTGAGCTGGTAAAGGGGCTCGCGCTCGACGGCGCGCACGATGACCCTTCCGAGGTCGTCAAACCAGCCCTCGGCGCGGTAGGATTCGGCACGGTTCTTGATAGTGTCAACGAGGAATTTGCCCAGTTCGATGccgatggtgatgccggGGAAGAGGCCGAAGAGCTCGGCTTGGTGACCGTTGGTGGCCGGGCCGTTGGAGGTAGCAGCGAAGGGGACGGTTTTGAGCTTGACCTCGCCGGTGGCGGTAGTTTGGGTGTACTCGGTCGAGCTGAGGATCTTGTTCGCGGtcagggggagggcggggccGAGGCGGCAGATGATGGGGTCAAAGTTGATGGAGCGGTAGTGGGTGCTCCAGATCGAGGACATTTCTTGCAGGATCTTGcgggtgatggggttgtcCTCTAGCTTCAAGATGGATTGGAGGGCAGCCTCGGCGACGATGCCACGCTCGAGTGTGCCTTGCAGCACAGCGTTTACATCAGTGAAGGCAGATTCAGTGGCCTGATTGATGACACCGAGGATGGTGTGAGCGACGGCGCCGTGGGCGCCGCCCAAGAACGGCTGGAGGTAAACAGGGGCGGCAGGGCCCACGTTGCCCTGCACAAATTTGGCAACCTTCTTGAGGTCGTCAAAGAAGCCCTCAGCGTCAACAGGTCCAGGAGCTGGAGCGGAGGTGTAgccggtgggaggagcaggctgGGTCGTGGGACTGgcgccggaggaggtgatggagtAGCCGTATTTGACAAGCTTGATGCCCTGGTGCTCACCCCAGGGTGGGAGGTTGCCGTCGAAGACCTTGAGCATGCCCTCGTAGTCATTGCCGAGCGGGCCTATGACACTGGCCGAGTTCTTGTCGCCGCCACCGTAGACGTGAGTACCGATGACAGCTTGCTTGGTACCCTTGCGGATAACAGGAGCACCAGATTGACCTATCCGTTGTTAGCGAAACATTATCAcgggggaaaaaaaagaatccaaaactcaccaccaaaggTCGAAATCCGGTACTTGAGCATGCCCCTTCCCTTGTTCTTAGCCGAGTCAAGGACGTAAGTGGTGCTGGTGAACTGCTCCCACATAAGGGCACCCTTCTCCTCGCGGCCATCGGCATCCTCGAGAGTCTTGTCGGCAGGAtagccaacaacaccaatcaTGTCATCGCCACTCTCAGGAGTGTTCTTGTACGTGAAGAGGCGGAGGTTGCCAGTAAAGGGCTTGTCGAGTTTGACGAAGGCGACGTCGGCATGGCGGTTGTTGCGGTCGACAATCCACTGGGCGTTGGTGACGACGACTTTGCCTGAGCGAAACTGCACGATAGGAGAGTTGATGCTGGAACGTCCGTGGTAGCCGATGTAAGCCTTGATATCGACGGCCTTGCCGAGGCCTCTGCCATAACCAGACCAGTCGAAGACATTGTGGCCGGCAGTCACCAAGAGGTCTGGGGCAATGAGCCAACCGGTACCCATGGCGTAGGACTTATCACCAGGCTGCTGGCCTTCATAGCGCATCTGAAGCTTGACGATGGCTGTCTCATTGTCAACACTTGCCGGTCATAGATTCGCGCAGAAGAGGACACTCACAGCGATATTTTCCGCCATCCCGGATATCGTTGTCATCGACCAGAGAGCGGTGGTCTGGGTCAAATACCGACTCGGAAGTGTCATCAGTGGAGAAGAAAGACTCTGGTGTCACCTGAGTATGGGCGTAAGGAATTTCCCAGGTGGCAGCCACGGCGAGATAGGGGTCAGAAGACATTTTCGTTTGATGTGTGAACGGATTTTGATGATGTGAAAGTGATGCGGTGAGTGTCCGTCGTCTGAGACGATCACCACGTCCATCTTATACTCCTTTCCTGGCGACGCCAAGCCCAGTCGTCAACTGAGGTGCCTCCTTTTGTTGTCGTCTACAACTTGATGGAGAAGCGACGCAAGCCTCTTTCCTTCTGGACTAAACTGTTTAGTGATCGATTGAAGGCCTCGTCCAATAGTCGCGCACGCTGGAGAGCGCTTGCGCGGAGGAGACATCGGAAGTGCCTCGCGACATTGAAGCTGAAGCTTCATCTCGAAACATCCTTTGGCTCCAATATTACAAGCGGGGATATCTCAAAAGGTCCATGCAATCCTTCAGCTGAATGTTGGAAAACCGAGTTCGTCGCTATCCATATCTGTGTGTGGTTAGTGCTGCTGGATGTGGCCGGCTGTGCCTGCAGGTGAAATTGCACAAAACGTTCTAGAGTTTTCGGAATGCGATAGAAGGCTCTTGGGAAGCGTGGTCTGGAACTGACAGGTGCAAGCAGCTTCACACAAAGGTTTTCTTTTGTAACGGATGGCGGGCTCGGGTCTCCAAGCATCTGGAACGAAGATGGCGTTATGTACGACAACCGAGAATGGTAAGGCTGTCGCTGGCACACCAGCTGAATGGGTCTTGACCTCAGCTAGGCCGTGCTATTGGCCCGCCCTTCCCATGCTAATGCGACCTGCTGCAGAACATCACAATTCCCGCCACCCCAAGAGTCCCTTTCGGGGAAGCCCAGGTGCGGGTGCGGGATGGAGCGAGCCGTCCACTCTGGTGAGGGGGACGTCCAAGCTGGTACAACCTCGTTGCAAAACACTCACTTGCAAAAGACCTGATCAAGTGTAAGCGGAGATGTGAAGTAAAAGCCGGCCGCCATTGTTCGCCCAGGAAAAATCCCAAGATCATATTCACCAGTTGGGCCAAGCACCATGCCAGGGCGGGTCGACGAAGAGCGCTCAACGTTGGGAATCCTCAGCATTATAATAACTCCAGCGATAACTTTCGGGCAAGAGTCCGCCCGCTCGTACCCGAGATATGCCAGATCAGGCCCCATTTCTCGCCGGTGTCGGGGCTCGGGGGTTTGTACCGGAGGTCCGGATCGCGGCGGAAGTAGTGGGGCCGCCGCCCTCTCTCTGCATGCAGTCAGCCGTCGTCTTGAATGAGCCAAGCAACCAATCGAGTGGTGCTTTTACCCTGATCGGAACTCCCCTCTCGGGCCGGGATCATGTCCGGGGGGTTTGGCTGAGGGCATCAGGGCGAGCTCACTGTTGGCAAGTCCACAACGGTGTTGGTTTCTTGATCACCTTTCCAGACATATGCCGAggtgctctctctctctttgttGCAGAATGTTTCCGGGTACCAAAATAAACTTCTTACAGCGCAGATCAGTCAGCGGTCTGCACGAAAGACAGTAACAATATGGTAAGCTGACGGGCCATAACGTTGGGTTTGCTCTGGAGGAACACAGCATGCTAAGGTTCTGAGGCATGTcgctcttttctcttttggtggtgatatgcAGGAACACGGGGGTCCAGACCTCGCGGGTCAACGACTTTACCTTACCCCATAATCCATTTGGCGCTTCCCGCCGTGGTAGTGCTGACGGGCTGATATCAAGCTTATCATGTATGTGGCTGCATGATGACAAAGATATTGACCTCGTCTCGTGcaagaaacaaaaataaCTGGCATCGTGGTGACAGTAAGGGTTTTGATGCCAAGAGCACGTGTCTGGTTGACATTCCTGATCCTGATGAAGTGGTCTGTGTCAGCCTCTTCGCCGAGAAGAAAATGATTGAATTTGCCAATGACCTGAGAACTAACTGGGCACGAATCATGACCCCTATTTCATTGAATCGTTGACAGCTTAGGCTAGCTGCGCTCCAACAGTTGCCAGTAGTGAGCTACCttgtggaggagcagagatCAAAGGGAGAATTCAGGTGAATGAGATGGTCTCGCGCCCCAAGTTGATAGCGAAGCAGCGAGACACTGAAAACGTGGAGGCGGAGACTTGA
This genomic window contains:
- a CDS encoding hypothetical protein (MEROPS:MER0001513; COG:O; EggNog:ENOG503P3V7) — its product is MSSDPYLAVAATWEIPYAHTQVTPESFFSTDDTSESVFDPDHRSLVDDNDIRDGGKYRSIVKLQMRYEGQQPGDKSYAMGTGWLIAPDLLVTAGHNVFDWSGYGRGLGKAVDIKAYIGYHGRSSINSPIVQFRSGKVVVTNAQWIVDRNNRHADVAFVKLDKPFTGNLRLFTYKNTPESGDDMIGVVGYPADKTLEDADGREEKGALMWEQFTSTTYVLDSAKNKGRGMLKYRISTFGGQSGAPVIRKGTKQAVIGTHVYGGGDKNSASVIGPLGNDYEGMLKVFDGNLPPWGEHQGIKLVKYGYSITSSGASPTTQPAPPTGYTSAPAPGPVDAEGFFDDLKKVAKFVQGNVGPAAPVYLQPFLGGAHGAVAHTILGVINQATESAFTDVNAVLQGTLERGIVAEAALQSILKLEDNPITRKILQEMSSIWSTHYRSINFDPIICRLGPALPLTANKILSSTEYTQTTATGEVKLKTVPFAATSNGPATNGHQAELFGLFPGITIGIELGKFLVDTIKNRAESYRAEGWFDDLGRVIVRAVEREPLYQLTKKIVEHVSESSFSTQSLSQADREAAILVAKRAIFGETALQALSKLSSSELQQITMSVPEGQGHEESFGDFLGGLVRDIGGVVSQVAPVVVGAVLPFPLRVAGAAESGGMLGVPAQPLRKKSSSSVLDLIHGDGLSNGLLQTRISA
- a CDS encoding hypothetical protein (EggNog:ENOG503PX0B) encodes the protein MMFQNLAILPLIAVHGAAQALHRVSHSARVISGYLLSRSFCSRYIRFFDQTKKMHSKFLVLGALPILAMARAYPPVLRGRQDPDTTTSIETSRPTSPTHTWTAAGDASATGSWDGHYTGIYTGTLADDDSGHYTGIYSATATGCSGTCTGTPVADYTGIYTPTGSATGSATGCTGICTGNPSYTGIYTGELPTTTGQVASNGTSTSAPVVIGGAGKGVQGASWIGGIMAGFAVMGLAL
- a CDS encoding hypothetical protein (EggNog:ENOG503PX0B), with product MHSKLLILGALPMLAMARAYPPLLRGRTDGDYVTTPVKTCEDIGQQTCGDGCVPLEYSCCPTEEGACAAGYKCQIGDNDKYGCCPEGQTCVGNGGSVTTTFSSPLPSSSAPVYEEEPLPIDDVEEPGPTSTDAIEEPEPTSIDVVDEPTSTETAEEPLTSEPAEDTEPTGTDLVDEPEPTITSTIVESDLPSVGASDTFELSATTTQEPGTTVTDEPSATGTATAIPIGTLTSLSTTLTPLPTSYTTSTIYTTTLVTITSCAPTVPCNGAPTVITKTIPFTTTVCPVTPSIIPTGTTRLPILPPVKPTYGCSQGVGANCPRPTSPTHTWTATRTPSGTAPWDGNYTGIYTGYLPTTTGQAASTTSRPVTAGADKGAPGAGWVHGIVAGVAVLGLAL